From one Catellatospora sp. IY07-71 genomic stretch:
- a CDS encoding ROK family protein translates to MRQRSLRDHNLALVLRQVTAAPRPPSRADIAAATGLTRATVSTIVDELIAGGLVAELRPVSRSGVGRPGTGIVPAGTGPAGLGMEVNVDYLAVCAVDLTGAVRHRELRHLDQRERTPAQTWRALAGLADRTAAAVGALGLVPAGAVMAVPGLIEGDTIRVAPNLGWQQVALPAAAEFPALHGLDLGAGNEATLAALGERHATGLDSFLYVSGEIGVGGGIVLDGELFGGSHGWAGEIGHVTIDPQGPPCHCGARGCLEQYAGEEAIRAAAGLAADGDRPVLADLGDGARAGRAPVLAALEQAGTALGVALSGAVNLLDIATVVLGGHYAELIDWLRPALERELSRRVLTAAWSPVEVRASALGADAAMIGAARAVVQGILDDPARFLATRVQPSQPG, encoded by the coding sequence GTGCGTCAACGCAGCCTGCGCGACCACAACCTGGCCCTGGTGCTGCGCCAGGTCACGGCCGCACCCCGGCCGCCGTCGCGGGCCGACATCGCCGCCGCAACCGGCCTGACCAGGGCCACCGTCTCCACCATCGTGGACGAGCTGATCGCCGGGGGCCTGGTCGCCGAACTGCGTCCCGTGTCGCGCTCCGGCGTGGGCCGCCCCGGCACCGGCATCGTGCCCGCCGGCACCGGCCCGGCCGGGCTCGGCATGGAGGTCAACGTCGACTACCTGGCGGTGTGCGCGGTCGACCTGACCGGCGCGGTCCGCCACCGCGAGCTGCGCCACCTCGACCAGCGCGAGCGCACGCCCGCGCAGACCTGGCGGGCGCTGGCCGGGCTCGCTGACCGCACCGCCGCCGCCGTCGGGGCCCTCGGCCTCGTCCCGGCGGGCGCGGTGATGGCCGTGCCCGGCCTGATCGAGGGCGACACCATCCGCGTCGCACCCAACCTCGGCTGGCAGCAGGTCGCTCTGCCCGCCGCGGCCGAGTTCCCGGCGTTGCACGGCCTCGACCTCGGCGCGGGCAACGAGGCGACCCTGGCGGCCCTGGGGGAGCGGCACGCCACCGGGCTGGACAGCTTCCTCTACGTCTCCGGCGAGATCGGCGTCGGCGGCGGCATCGTGCTCGACGGCGAGCTGTTCGGCGGCTCGCACGGCTGGGCTGGAGAGATCGGCCACGTCACCATCGACCCCCAGGGCCCGCCGTGCCACTGCGGCGCGCGCGGCTGCCTGGAGCAGTACGCCGGGGAGGAGGCGATCCGCGCCGCGGCGGGCCTGGCCGCCGACGGGGACCGGCCCGTGCTCGCCGACCTGGGCGACGGCGCCCGCGCGGGCCGCGCGCCCGTGCTCGCCGCGCTGGAGCAGGCCGGGACGGCCCTGGGTGTGGCGCTGTCCGGCGCGGTGAACCTGCTCGACATCGCCACCGTGGTGCTGGGCGGCCACTACGCCGAGCTGATCGACTGGCTGCGGCCCGCCCTGGAACGGGAGCTGTCCCGCCGCGTGCTCACCGCGGCCTGGTCGCCGGTCGAGGTCCGCGCGTCCGCCCTGGGCGCCGACGCGGCCATGATCGGCGCCGCCCGCGCCGTCGTCCAGGGCATCCTCGACGACCCGGCCCGCTTCCTCGCCACCCGCGTGC